Part of the Candidatus Palauibacter soopunensis genome is shown below.
GGGCATCGGCGTAGGTCGTGATGTAGCCCATGCCGACCCCCATGAAGACGCGCAGCACGGCCCCGGCCACGACCCCGTAGAGCGTGTAGACCATCATGGTCCGGAACCATCCCCAGAACAGGAACGAGAGCGGCTCGAAGAGCAGGAACGCGATGAACACCGGACCGAGCAGGATCGCGATGGCGATGGCGACCTGCGCCCAGATCACCTGCGCGTAGGTGACGCAGAACAGCGCCAGCAGGCAGACCACGAGCGAGGCGCCCATCACGAGCGTGATGAGCGAGGAGAAGATCACGGTCGCGCCCGCCGTCACGATCGAGAGCAGGTTGCCCGTGGACCATGCCGCGCCCAGGTGCGCGGAGTACGCCTGCACGAGCGCGGTCATCTCGGTGTAGCCCGCCGACACCACGTCGGACAGGAACAGGTTCTGGAGCCAGATCCCGCCTCCGGCGACCATGGCCGGGAACGTGAGCCCGACGCCGGGGATCGGGACGACGTAGTAGTGGAGCAGCGTGCGGGGGATCGCGATCCCGATCACGAGCTTGACGATCTCCCACGGCTGGAACGTGCCGCTGAACGCGATCTTGAGTCCGGTCCAGGCGACCATGACGGCGGCGAGCCCGCCCCAGAGCTGGAGCCCGAGCGTGTGAACGTCGGGCGCGGCCCCGCCGACGACGGTGTCGAGCACCACGTCGAGGAAGCTCTTGAAGTCCTGAAGCTGATCGGCGGGGATCTGCGCCGGGACGTTCGGGTCGATGGACTGCGGGGGCAGTTGCATGGCCGTCGCGCCCTACCGGTAGAACGACGGGACGCGGAACAGGAGCCCGTCCCTGAGCGCGGCCCGGTTCAGCGAAGCCGCGTTCCGCATGGTCCCGGCGAACGCGTTCGCCCGCGCACGGCCATCGTGCCAGCGGCCCAGCCAGTCCAGGTGCGCGAGTTCGGCCTGCCTCGCCCGGCTCGCCTCCATTGCCGTCTGATGGGCGAGCACTTGGCCGAGGGCCGCGTTGATCCTCCCCTGGCTCAGCGAGGCCGCGACTCCGGCCTGCTGAAGGGCCGTGTTGGACAGGTTTCCGTTCGCAGTGAGGTCCGCGAACGAGCCTTGGGCGCTCTCGATGGTCCCGGCGAG
Proteins encoded:
- a CDS encoding type IV secretion system protein; translated protein: MQLPPQSIDPNVPAQIPADQLQDFKSFLDVVLDTVVGGAAPDVHTLGLQLWGGLAAVMVAWTGLKIAFSGTFQPWEIVKLVIGIAIPRTLLHYYVVPIPGVGLTFPAMVAGGGIWLQNLFLSDVVSAGYTEMTALVQAYSAHLGAAWSTGNLLSIVTAGATVIFSSLITLVMGASLVVCLLALFCVTYAQVIWAQVAIAIAILLGPVFIAFLLFEPLSFLFWGWFRTMMVYTLYGVVAGAVLRVFMGVGMGYITTYADALMATGTADPFELWLWAVVLMPLVVSGLMAGLKVGELASMLVSGSGSAGSGFVALVMQGASKAAAPVKPV